Genomic DNA from Streptomyces venezuelae:
CGGCTCGCCGCGGCGGCCGCGGCGGACCTGGTCCTCGCCATCTACAACCCCGGCTCGCGCAGCCGTACCTGGCAGGTGGGCAAGGCGCGGGAACTCCTCCTCGCGCATCGGACGCCGGATACGCCGGTCGTCCTCGGCCGGGACGTCGGAGGCCCCGAGGAAAGCGTGCGGATCGTACGTCTCGGTGATCTCGACCCCGCGGAGGTCGACATGCGCACGCTTCTCATTGTCGGTTCCTCCCAGACGCAGTGGGTCAGGCGGCGCGGGGGCCAGGACCAGATCGTCTGGACGCCGCGGCGGTACCCCGAGGGGTAGCCCTCGTGTGTGTCGTCCGCGGGCGCGTGGTGGTTGCTCGCGCAGTTCCCCGCGCCCCTGAAAGCCGGGGCGCGGGGCTGTGACATATGTGGCTCCGCCGCGCGGGCGCGACCAGCCACGACCACCCCGCACCTAACCGCCCAGCGCACGCACCCAGGCGACCGCCTCCTCCGGCGTCGCGACGCCGGTGACCCCGTCCGGCCCGGCAGGGCGGCGTACGACGACGACAGGGAGCCCCGCCTCGCGCGCGGCGGCGAGCTTCGGCGCGGTGGCGGAACCCCCACTGTCCTTCGTCACCACGACGTCGACGCGGTGGGCGCGCAGGATCTCCCGCTCGCCGTCGAGCGTGAACGGGCCCCGGTCGAGGAGCACCTCCATGCGCGCGGGGAACGGCGGCTCGGGCGCGTCGACGGAACGTACGAGGAACCAGTGAGTGCCCAGCTCGGGGCCCGCGAAGGCGGCGAGTCCCATCCGACCGGTGGTGAGGAACACGCGACGCCCCAGCCCGGGAAGCACCCGCGCCGCCTCTTCCAGCGAGCCGACCGGATGCCAGTCGTCGCCCTCCGACGCGACCCAGCCGGGCCGTCGCAGGGCGAGCAGGGGAACATGGGCACCGGCGGCAGCCTTCGCCGCGTTGAACGAGATCGTCCCGGCGAAAGGATGGGTGGCGTCGATGAGCGCGTCCACGTGGTGCTGCCGCAGCCAGGCCGCAAGGCCCGCCGCCCCGCCGAAGCCGCCGACACGTACCTCGCCCGGCGGCAGCCGGGGCGCGGCGACCCGCCCCGCCAGCGAGCTGGTCACCCGCACCCCCGGCGCGTCCGCGAGGAGCTCCGCCAGACGGCGGCCCTCGGTCGTTCCCCCCAGAATCAGTACGTGCACGGAGTTCGGTTTCCTTCATGAGTGAGGCAGCTAAGGCCGGCGAGTCGGCCAAGGGTGGGCGCAGCGCCCAACTCAAGCACACCGGTCTGCGGCCCGGCTGGACGACCGGCGCCTGTGCGACGGCCGCCACGACGGCCGCGTACACGGCGCTGCTCACCGGCGACTTCCCCGACCCGGTGACCATCACGCTGCCCAAGGGCCAGACGCCCGCGTTCGCCCTCGCCGCCGAGGAGCTCGGCGCCTCGCACGCCATGGCCGGCGTCGTGAAGGACGCGGGCGACGACCCGGACGTCACCCATGGCGCCCTCGTGCGGTCCACCGTGCGGCGGCTGCACGCCGGTGCGGGCGTCGTCTTCAAGGCGGGCCCCGGCGTCGGCACCGTCACCCGCCCCGGGCTGCCCCTGGACGTCGGGGAACCCGCGGTCAACCCCGTACCGCGGCAGATGATGCGGGACCACGTGACGGAGGTCGCGGCCCGCGCCGGGACCACGCCCGACGTGGAGATCACGCTCTCCGTCGACCACGGCGAGGAGATCGCCCGCTCCACGTGGAACCCGCGCCTCGGCATCCTCGGCGGCCTGTCCATCCTCGGGACGACCGGGATCGTCGTGCCCTACTCCTGCTCGGCGTGGATCGACTCGATCCGGCGGGGCGTGGACGTGGCGCGGGCGGCGGGGCGCACGCACGTCGCCGGGTGCACGGGGTCGACGTCGGAGAAGACGGTCGTCGCCGAGTACGGGCTGCCGGAGGACGCGCTGCTCGACATGGGGGACTTCGCGGGCGCGGTCCTCAAGTACGTACGCAGGCATCCCGTCGACCGCCTCACCGTCTGCGGCGGCTTCGCCAAACTCTCCAAGCTCGCGGCGGGCCACCTCGACCTGCACTCGGCCCGCTCGCAGGTCGACAAGGCCTTCCTCGCCCGCCTCGCCCGCAGGGGCGGCGCGTCCGAGGAGCTGGCCGCGCAGGTCGCGGACGCCAACACGGGGCTCGCCGCACTCCAGTTGTGCGCGGCGGCCGGGGTGCCGCTCGGCGACCTCGTCGCGGAGACGGCGCGCGACGAGGCGCTCGGGGTGCTGCGGGGCGCCCCGGTCGTGGTCGACGTCATCTGCATCGACCGGGCGGGGACCGTGGTGGGGCGCAGCGCCCTCAAGTGAGGGCGTCCAAGCCGCTGCGGATGGACCGCGCCGTCAGCAGATGTGACGGTCCCGGTCCGCCGAGTACAGGTGGCTGTCGCGGAACTGCGAGGCCCCCAGCGTCCGGCCCACCATGATGACGGCGGTCCGCACGATGCCCGCCTCCTTCACCTGCCCGGCGATCGATTCCAGCGTGCCGCGCAGGATCACCTCGTCGGGGCGGCTGGCGAGGGCGACCACGGCGGCGGGGCAGTCGGCGCCGTAGTGCGGCAGGAGTTCCTCCACCACGCGGTCGACATATCCGGCGGCCAGGTGGAGGACGAGCAGCGCGCCGCTGCGGCCGAGGGTGGCCAGGTCCTCACCCTCGGGCATGGCGGTCGCGCGCTGCGCGACGCGCGTGAGGATGACGGTCTGGCCGACGGTCGGGACGGTCAGCTCCCGCTTCAGCGCGGCCGCCGCCGCGGCGAACGCGGGGACGCCAGGCACCACTTCGTACGGCACCCCGGCCGCGTCGAGCCGCCGCATCTGCTCGGCGACCGCGCTGAACACGGACGGGTCGCCCGAGTGCAGCCGTGCCACGTCGAGGCCCTGCTCGTGCGCGCGCACCAGATGGGCGGTGATCTCGTCGAGGTTGAGCTGCGCGGTGTCCACGAGCTGCGCGCCGTCCGGGCATTCGGCGAGCAGTTCACGCGGCACGAGGCTGCCCGCGTACAGGCAGACCTGGCAGGAGGCGATCCGCCGCGCGCCGCGGACCGTGATCAGGTCGGCGGCGCCGGGTCCCGCGCCGATGAAGTACACGGTCATCTGTCGTCAACTCCTGCTGTTCTGTGCCTGGGCGGGCGCGTCGGCCGTGGTGGGGGCGGTGGTGGGCGGCTTGGTGACGGACCACTGGGTGACCGGCATCGCCTGGCGCCAGCCGGTGAAGCCGCCCACGGGGACGGCCTGCGCGACGGCGAGGCGCACCAGCTCGCCGCCGTGGCGCCGGTACCAGTCGGTGAGCAGCGCCTCCGACTCCAGCGTGACGGTGTTGGCGACGAGTCGGCCGCCGGGCGGCAGCGCCTCCCACCCAGCGTCGAGGAGGCCGGGCGCGGTGAGGCCGCCGCCGATGAACACGGCGTCGGGCGTGGGGAGTCCGGCGAGGGCGACGGGTGCGGCGCCGGTGACGACGCGCAGGCCCGGCACGCCGAGCCGATCGGCGTTGCGGGTGATCCGTTCGGCGCGCACGGGGTGCTTCTCGATGGTGACGGCACGGCACGACGGGTGCGCCCGCAGCCACTCCACGGCGATGGAGCCGGAGCCGCCGCCGATGTCCCAGAGCAGTTCGCCGGGTGCGGGCGCGAGCGCGGCGAGCGTGGCGGCGCGTACGTACCGCTTGGTGAGCTGGCCGTCGCTCTCGTACGCGGCGTCCGGCAGGCCCGGCACGACACCGAGCCGCAGCGCGTCGGGAGAGCGGCGGCACTCGACGGCGACGACGTTCAGAGGGTCGCCGGGCGCGTGCGACCAGGTGCCGGCGGTCCCTTCGTACGAGGACTCGCCCTCGGCACCGAGCTGTTCGAGGACGCGCAGCCGGCTCGGTCCGAAACCGCGCTCGCGCAGCAGCGCGGCGATTTCTGCGGGCGTGTCCGCGTTCGCACTGAGCGCGAGGACGCGGTGCCCGTCGTGCAGCGCGGCGGCGAGCCGCGCGGCCGGGCGCCCGACCAGCGTGACGACCTCGGTGTCCTCGACCGGCCAGCCGAGGCGCGCGCAGGCGAGCGAGACGGACGAGGGGTGCGGGAGCACGTGCAGCGCGTCGGCGCCGAGCTCCTCGGTGAGGGCGCGTCCGATGCCGTAGAACATGGGGTCGCCGCTGGCGAGGACGGCGACGCGGCGCCCGGCGTGGGCGGCCAGCAGGCCGGGCACGGCGGGCCGGAGCGGGGACGGCCAGGGCACGCGCTCGCCGGGGCACTCGGCGGCGGGCAGCAGTTCCAGCTGGCGCGGGCCGCCGATGAGGACCTCGGCCTCCGCGAGGGCGGCGCGCGACGCGGCGGGGAGTCCTTCCCAGCCGTCGGCCCCGATCCCGACGACGGCGACGGCCGGTATGCCTGCGGGGGGTGCGGGGGTCACTGCTGGTACCTGACCTCGGGGTTCGGGAAGGGACTGCGCAGCCGCACTCTACTGGGGACCCGGCGCCGCATCCCTATCGCCGGTAGCCGACCGCGCTGCGACGCCCTTGCGACTCGCTGGTTAGGTTAGGCTAAGCTAACCAACTTATGGATCTTGTGAGAGAACCCGAGGTGACAGGGGCGGCGGCGGGCGCGCACACCATGCCGCCCGCCGGCCCCGGCGCACACAGCCCCACCCTCCAGGCCCTCGTCCGCCGCGTCACCACCGCGAGTGAGGACGAGCTCCCCGCTGTCCTCGACGCGTTCTGGAAGAACATCGCGGAGAGCGGCGGCACCCCTCTGGTGGAGCCCGTGGAGGGCTACCCCGGGCACCGCGCCGTCACGTTCCTGTGGCGCGGACACCGGGCCACCCGCGAGGTCCTGCTGCTCGCCAACCGGCTCTTCGACCGCGAGCGGCTCGCCGACGCCCTGCTGACCCCGCTGCCCGGCACGGACGTCTGGTACCGCACCCTCCGCCTCCGGTCCGACCACCGCGCCTCGTACCGCATCGCCGCCGACCTCGCGCCCGGCGATCTCCCCGCCGACCCCGAGACCCGGCAGCGCCGACTCCGCGCCCTCGTCCCGCACGCGGCCCACGACCCGCGCAACCCGCGCCGTATCGGCGACCGCTGGGGGCAGCCGGACAGCTCCGTCCTCGCACTGCCCGACGCGCC
This window encodes:
- a CDS encoding cobalt-precorrin-6A reductase — its product is MHVLILGGTTEGRRLAELLADAPGVRVTSSLAGRVAAPRLPPGEVRVGGFGGAAGLAAWLRQHHVDALIDATHPFAGTISFNAAKAAAGAHVPLLALRRPGWVASEGDDWHPVGSLEEAARVLPGLGRRVFLTTGRMGLAAFAGPELGTHWFLVRSVDAPEPPFPARMEVLLDRGPFTLDGEREILRAHRVDVVVTKDSGGSATAPKLAAAREAGLPVVVVRRPAGPDGVTGVATPEEAVAWVRALGG
- a CDS encoding cobalt-precorrin-5B (C(1))-methyltransferase; this translates as MSEAAKAGESAKGGRSAQLKHTGLRPGWTTGACATAATTAAYTALLTGDFPDPVTITLPKGQTPAFALAAEELGASHAMAGVVKDAGDDPDVTHGALVRSTVRRLHAGAGVVFKAGPGVGTVTRPGLPLDVGEPAVNPVPRQMMRDHVTEVAARAGTTPDVEITLSVDHGEEIARSTWNPRLGILGGLSILGTTGIVVPYSCSAWIDSIRRGVDVARAAGRTHVAGCTGSTSEKTVVAEYGLPEDALLDMGDFAGAVLKYVRRHPVDRLTVCGGFAKLSKLAAGHLDLHSARSQVDKAFLARLARRGGASEELAAQVADANTGLAALQLCAAAGVPLGDLVAETARDEALGVLRGAPVVVDVICIDRAGTVVGRSALK
- the cobM gene encoding precorrin-4 C(11)-methyltransferase translates to MTVYFIGAGPGAADLITVRGARRIASCQVCLYAGSLVPRELLAECPDGAQLVDTAQLNLDEITAHLVRAHEQGLDVARLHSGDPSVFSAVAEQMRRLDAAGVPYEVVPGVPAFAAAAAALKRELTVPTVGQTVILTRVAQRATAMPEGEDLATLGRSGALLVLHLAAGYVDRVVEELLPHYGADCPAAVVALASRPDEVILRGTLESIAGQVKEAGIVRTAVIMVGRTLGASQFRDSHLYSADRDRHIC
- the cbiE gene encoding precorrin-6y C5,15-methyltransferase (decarboxylating) subunit CbiE, yielding MTPAPPAGIPAVAVVGIGADGWEGLPAASRAALAEAEVLIGGPRQLELLPAAECPGERVPWPSPLRPAVPGLLAAHAGRRVAVLASGDPMFYGIGRALTEELGADALHVLPHPSSVSLACARLGWPVEDTEVVTLVGRPAARLAAALHDGHRVLALSANADTPAEIAALLRERGFGPSRLRVLEQLGAEGESSYEGTAGTWSHAPGDPLNVVAVECRRSPDALRLGVVPGLPDAAYESDGQLTKRYVRAATLAALAPAPGELLWDIGGGSGSIAVEWLRAHPSCRAVTIEKHPVRAERITRNADRLGVPGLRVVTGAAPVALAGLPTPDAVFIGGGLTAPGLLDAGWEALPPGGRLVANTVTLESEALLTDWYRRHGGELVRLAVAQAVPVGGFTGWRQAMPVTQWSVTKPPTTAPTTADAPAQAQNSRS